The sequence below is a genomic window from Gammaproteobacteria bacterium.
ATGGGATGAGATCATGAGCTTGATTGATGAGAATGTAGACAGCCGAATCGTGCCGAGAGTGTCCACAGACGACAACCTGGTTTCATGGGGCTCATACAATGCGGATGAAACACAGTCTCGGGTAATCATCCAGCGACACCCTCCTTCCCAACGTCGCGCTGCCGCTGAACGTCTGGATCTAGCCATCGGGAAACGGTATCTGGTCAAGGCCGACATCGCGGCGTTCTTCCCCTCTGTGTATACGCACGCGATTCCTTGGGCCGTACACGGAAAAGAATTCGCCAAGAAAAAGGAAAACTGGGGTGACGAGCACTACGGCAACCTACTTGACAAACGCTCACGCGCAATGCAACGTGGCGAAACTCTCGGGATCCCAATAGGGCCCGGAACGTCGCACATTCTCTCCGAACTACTGCTCGACCCCGTAGATGCTGGCCTACGAGACAAGGGGTACACCTTTATTCGATTCGTTGACGACTACCAATGCTACTGTACCTCCAAGCGCGAGGCCGATGCTTTCGTCGTCGACTTGGAAAACCATCTAGCCGAATATGGCCTCCAACTCAACTCCAGTAAGACCAGCATTACCATGCTTCCGGCCACGACAGATGATCCGTGGGTGATACAGTTACGGACCCAACTGTCAGAAGTGGACCTATCCCATCCATCCTCATTGGGAAACCTTTTTGATCTTGCCATCAACCTTCAGACAAAGTGGCGCAACGAGAACGTTGTCAAATACGCCGCACGAACACTCGCCCGCAACGTCGAAACCGGCGAATCGTTGCAGCGATGTGCACGACACGTCTTGGAAATCGCCTTCCACTATCCGTCAGTAATGCCCATTCTGGCTGATGTCATTCAACAAGATCGCTCCGCGGTGCAGGTTGCAGAGATCGAACATCTGCTGCAACGGCACTTGGAGGAGCGTGCACCATCGGATGCCATATGCTGGACTCTGTTTATTTGGAGACAATTGACGAGTGGCCTTGGCACATTGCCGTCTGACCAGATGGATGGCGTCATTGGCATGCGCGATTGCATGGCGATCGCTACTCTCTGGGCAATTGGGCAAGCCAAGAATCGGGTAATCGACTTCGTAAGACATCTCGGGCCCGAGGAGCGTTTTGGATCCCGCTGGCGCGCTCACGCCAGCTTCAAGCGGGATCACTGAGGGCTTCGGAATCCAAGGAATCCACCCGCAGAATCGCCCCCGGACTGTCCAATGGAAGTAAGACCACCGTACTCGGCGAGGACAAGAGAAGTCGTCCCTACAGCAGGTTCTCCAGCGCTCCCACTCGCTCGCGCCTAGCATGATTGACATGCATCGGAATCAGCACGGAGGACTCCTAATTGGGTTCATCGCCCGTCGGGCCGGAGACCTCGTCCAGAGTGAACGTCCGCGCGTAAGGTGTCTCCGACTCGACTTCGCCGCCGTGTACAACGTTGTCTCCCGTAAT
It includes:
- a CDS encoding RNA-directed DNA polymerase, whose product is MMKTEYLGREDYEDEHATHCPECFESAGMMSEIEEISLQDPEGYYGTILKCPRCDWQALADEDQSHRSPSLPDQQYAHQALLQSDYLPGRSRDELPPCFSSKLLTPQVADVLLRKTPVRISGSISYRLTRHANSTRLLMIPHPEPYARLCSAITESWDEIMSLIDENVDSRIVPRVSTDDNLVSWGSYNADETQSRVIIQRHPPSQRRAAAERLDLAIGKRYLVKADIAAFFPSVYTHAIPWAVHGKEFAKKKENWGDEHYGNLLDKRSRAMQRGETLGIPIGPGTSHILSELLLDPVDAGLRDKGYTFIRFVDDYQCYCTSKREADAFVVDLENHLAEYGLQLNSSKTSITMLPATTDDPWVIQLRTQLSEVDLSHPSSLGNLFDLAINLQTKWRNENVVKYAARTLARNVETGESLQRCARHVLEIAFHYPSVMPILADVIQQDRSAVQVAEIEHLLQRHLEERAPSDAICWTLFIWRQLTSGLGTLPSDQMDGVIGMRDCMAIATLWAIGQAKNRVIDFVRHLGPEERFGSRWRAHASFKRDH